The genomic region GTGGTGGAGGTGAAAAACAGAGAAATTTTGTTGACCTTCGCAAAGTGGGTCTAGACACCAGTCAGGGTAAGGGGTTAAAATGGAGGGGTCTTGACCTTCGCAAGAAGGAATAGGTATTGCGACATGACATGGTTTTACTGGCCGTTACTGGACAAAAAGTCTTGACCTTCGCAAGAAGGAATAGGTATTGCGACGGTATGTTTGGAGCGCCTACTACTTTTCCTGATACTGTGTCTTGACCTTCGCAAGAAGGAATAGGTATTGCGACTGGTTTCTTTCTAGCCATGCTTGGGGTGGTTCGTACAGTCTTGACCTTCGCAAGAAGGAATAGGTATTGCGACTTATATCTGAAAATCCAGACTACCTTCAATACAGAGGTCTTGACCTTCGCAAGAAGGAATAGGTATTGCGACTAATCGTGATTGTAGGTTATGTATCTATTACATATGGGAGGTCTTGACCTTCGCAAGAAGGAATAGGTATTGCGACAGACTGGACTTTAGCGAAAGGTTCGCTTACAATTCGGTCTTGACCTTCGCAAGAAGGAATAGGTATTGCGACAGCAAAGCCTTCTGAAGAGAAGAGAAGCTAACCAAGGAGTTGTCTTGACCTTCGCAAGAAGGAATAGGTATTGCGACAGCCTATAATGATTTGCTCAATCTCATCCACCGTTGGGGTCTTGACCTTCGCAAGAAGGAATAGGTATTGCGACCTTTCAACCCAAGCTTGGGGTGGCTGATACGTTGAAGTCTTGACCTTCGCAAGAAGGAATAGGTATTGCGACATCAGTTATAGCCTCATTACCCACAGTTGTTATAAAGTCTTGACCTTCGCAAGAAGGAATAGGTATTGCGACTTGAATTGTTATCAGCAGAACTTAGAAAACGCCTGATGTCTTGACCTTCGCAAGAAGGAATAGGTATTGCGACTCCCTAAGCCTTTCGGCTTCTTCTTTAGAAGAAGCCCGTCTTGACCTTCGCAAGAAGGAATAGGTATTGCGACGTAAAGGTTCCAATGAACTTCTCATCCGCACGGGGATGGGTCTTGACCTTCGCAAGAAGGAATAGGTATTGCGACATCACAGGGAGCTGCTCTAAAACAGCGAATATTACATTTGTCTTGACCTTTGCAAGAAAGATTTTATTATATTGGTGTAAGTGTTAATAGTATTAATAGTTTTACCGGATTGATAGAGATATTCCTGGTAATCTCTAAAATTAGCAGCAGTACAATTAGCTATATGGATGTCACTTAAATAAGATATGTAACTACGAATTATCCTATTATAATTTATTCTAGAGTGTTTAGATTTACCATCTAACCATTGATTTATAGCATTAGTAATGGCGATCGCCAGTAGTTTAAGGGAGGAAAGTGACCTAGGGAATGAATTCCCAAAGGTGGTTTTTCGGGATGATTTACCAAAAATTTTTCAATGTTTTCAGATATTTTCATCCCGTAAATATGTAAGTCAGAGAATGTGATTACTGGATGGCATCATAGAGGCTAGCACCTTTAGCACCAGAGAGGCTAGCACCTCTGAGGAAAGCATGTCTGAGTTTAGCACCTCTGAGGTTAGCATCAATGAGGAAAGCATCTTCGAGGTCAGCACCTTCGAGGTTAGCATCAGAGAGGTTAGCATCAGAGAGGATAGCACTTGTGAGCCTAGCACCTTCGAGGCTAGCACTTGTGAGCCTAGCACCTTCGAGGCTAGCACTTGTGAGCCTAGCACCTTCGAGGTTAGCACCTGTGAGGTTAGCACCTTGGAGGTTAGCATAAAAGAGGTCAGCACCTTTGAGGTTAGCATCAGAGAGGTCAGCACCAGAGAGGTCACATTCTAGACACTGACGAGTTTCTAAAAGTCTGTCTAGGTCAGACTGGCTATAAGCATAACTAGGACTAGTGCCAAGGCTAAAAGAGGAAACAAGAAACAAAGTCAATGTCAGCGCTAATGTGAGAAATTTTTTCATTGTCTTAAATCCGTAACCAAATTATCGAGGTAAATTATACATGACTGTTCTTATCCATAAAAGAGCAACTAATAGAAATAAGGGCAGGGTAATGAGTAAGATATTTAACGTCAACAAGTTTTATCTTTACTCAAGTTCCATTCAATAAGTTAGTATTAAGCTTCTCCGGTCTGAAGACACGGAGAAGCTTAAGCCCGAATCACAGTAATTCTATATTGATTTTCTGTCACTACCACATCAGTTGATAACCTTTCTTCCATAGGTAAGGCATTTTTCCGTCTATCAAAGATAAATAACCAACCAAAATCTAAACCCAAACGCCCTAAATAAGATTCTAATTGTTCAATTCCATCACCTTGAGGATCGCGTTTTTTATCCCGCCACACTTTTAATTCAATCCCTAAAATAACATCTTTATACTGCAAACACAAATCCATTCTATCACTACCAATGGCATATTCCCTTTCTAAAACTCCTCCACCATTAATCACACGATGTAAAAAAGCCATTAATACTATATGTGGTGCAATTTCATGATATCCTGTGCTACCTAATAATGGTTCTCCATGTTGTCGCCAAAACTTGAGAAATGCAGTTAATAAAGCATCAATATTTAATTCACCTGCTGATGTTAACCAAGTGGGTGCAATTATGGGTAAAGAAGCCATTGGTGTCACAGTTAAAACTCTGGGTAACACTTCCCGATAAATGGGATTAGCAATAGTTAATCCTCCATAGGGGTGCATTTTACATAATCCTAAATCCATGACAAATTGAATATCATCATTAGGTATATTCCCTAATTCTAAACCTGCTAACATTGGTTCAATAATTGCTTTTATTCTTGGTTCTCTTAACCTTTCTGCTAAACTATCTAAATGAGTATCTTGACGAGTAATCAATATTTCTTTAGCTGTTAAAATATGTTCTTTAGTAATAGTAATGCTTCTATCTTTTACCATTTTTTCTACAATTTCTTTAGCTAAAGCATTCACTAACCAAGGTTGTCCTTGGGTTAAATCATAAGCTGTTTCTATGGCTTCTGGTGTGAAAATTTGCCCAGTTGCTGTTGTATGTTGTTGATATAATTCTCCTACTTCTGCAAGATTAAAATTTCTCATAGTTAGAGAAGCAACCTTTATATTAAAAGGACTAGAAGTATTTAATCTGTCACTACCTCCCGATGCTACTTTATAATCTCTCACATCTCGCAAGCCAATTAAACCTACTGATGAGGGAAAATTTTCTGGACGGTTAGGAAAACCATCTCTTAATTGTCTTAAAACTGAAATTAATGTTTGATCTTGTAAAGAATCAATTTCATCTATAAATAATACTAAAGGGCGGTTTAAAGATGTTGCCCAATTTGATAAAAAAGCCTTAATTCTGCTTCCTGGTTCTTCCTGTTGCCATTGTTTAACAGGTGGTTGTAATTCCTTGGGTAAACGAATATTTATTGTATTATACCAAGTTCCTAAAATTGCTAATTCGGCGGCGATGGGATCATGATTAAATGCACTGCCTACTTCTACTGACACCATGACTGCGGCATAATTTCCAGTGTCGGTAAGTTGTTTTGCTAGGGATAACATGGCGGTGGTTTTCCCTGTTTGTCGTGGTGCGTGTAGGACAAAGTAACTACGTTGTTGAATTAACGCCTCTAAGTCTGGTAATCTGACTGTGGGAGATAGGACATAGTGAATATCGTTTGAACATGGACCTGCAATATTAAACCAGCGAGTCATAAAATTTTGACAATAGGTGAACTCTTTAAGTTTACATATTTATTCTGAATGGTGGGCGATCGCGAAGCACTCGCACTCGCGAGATCAATCTCCCCGAGGAACGAGAATTCATGTTCAGGTGTATTCCATGGTCGGTTCCCAATTTATAAAGGATTGACGGTAAACGTTTTCCGTCATGGGATAAAGCCATTATTCCAAGGGTTTTGGTGTATACAGTTGCTTTATAGTGGTTACAACCTACCAGATTAGTTCTTTGCCAATCTTCTGGGTTGAGGAGAGAATTATTTTCCGGTAATCTCTAAAATTAGCAGCAGTAGAATTAGCTGTTAACTGGAAGCACTAGTATAAAATCTTAGGGCAAATCGCCAAAACCAAGTGGAAAGAAAAAATAAAAACATGGCTAAAAAAACAGCACTTATTAGCCAAACCACCTGGATTTGACCCAACATGGCTTGAGCGGGAACGGTAGTCAGAAAAAATACTGGAACTACAAAAGTAAAAAAAACTCGATAGCCCATGGGATATGCTGACATGGGATACCTACCCGCCTCCAATAGTCCCCGTAATACCTCGGTGGTATTATAAACCTTTGTAAACCAAATGCTGGTTGATCCTAACATGAACCATAAACTATAGAGAATGACTAGACTACAACCCAAAGGTAATATGCCCAAAATATAGTCGTTTACTCCCAGACCTAGATTTTTACCTGCATAGCTAATTATGATAAAACCAAATAGTAGATCCGGTAGTCCCCAGAGGGAAAGAATATGAGTTGACAACCAAAACTGACTACGGATGGGTTTTAATAAAACAAAATCTAATGTACCCTCTTGTACATGACGCACAATCCGGTTTAAGTTAGGAGCTAGAAAGCTAGACCAAAAACCCTGCAACAGAGTAAAAACCCCCAACACAAGTAGGGCTGAATCCCATGACCATCCACTAAAGGTGTAACCAGTGCGATAAAATAAGAACAACCCAAAAATCCCCCCGGAAAGATTCCCTAAGCTACTCAGGGCGGCTATGATGAAATTTAAACGATATTCCATTTCAGCAGCAATAGCTGCACCCCAAAATAATCTGATGACCTTTAAATATCTTTGCATTTTGATGATTAATGGTTGACCTTTGATTTACCAAACATGACCCAACAAATTCCCCAACAGTTTTTTAATTATCGTTTACTTCTACCCTATCTCCAGCAACAGTGGCCAACTATCTCTAGAGGATTTATTGGCATTATAGGGTACGTTTTCGCTACTTTAACCTTGATTCACTTAGCTGGTAAGTTGGCTTTACCTTTTGGAGAGGGTAATGTGGTGGCGATCGCCCAGTTAACGGGTGTATGTGCTTTGGTATTTCTTGTCCGGGGCTTTTTTCAGTCCGTTCAAGACTTGTATATGTCCAAGGTTGCTTTGAGGGTAGCTTTTCATCTCAGGCAAAATGTCTACACACACTTGCAAAAACTGAATTTGAGTTATTTTGAAACAGCAAAAGCCGGGGATTTGTCTTATCGCTTAACAGAAGATGTGGATAGGGTAGGTGAGGTTGTCAATAAGTTGTTTCATGATTTTATCCCCTGTGTTTTACAACTGATTGCCATTCCCATCTACATGATTTATTTAAATTGGCAGTTGACTTTAGCTACGGTGATAGTGGCACCAATTATGGGGGTTTTAATTGGTTGGTTTGGGGAGCGTTTACGTAAGTATGCTCTCAAAAGTCAAAATCGCATTTCTGATTTATCTGCTATTTTAACCGAGGTTTTTAGTGGTATTCGCTTAATTCAAGCCTTTGCAGCGGAAAAGTATGAAATTGCTAGATTCACTCACGAAGCTCAAAGAACCCTCAAGGCTAAATATTCCGCTGAAAAACTAAAGGCGATTCAAATTCCTATTGTAGGGTTTTTAGAAGCCTTGAGTGCTTTATCCCTCATTATGGTGGGAGTATGGCAGATTTCCCAGAAGAATCTTACTGTGGGTGAGTTTTTTAGTTATTTAGCCGCAGCAGCTTTACTAATTGATCCTATTGGTCATACTACCCATAACTATAATGAGTTCAAACAGGGTGAGGCTTCTTTGGAACGAGTATTTGAACTGTTGGCTATTAAACCAACAGTCCTAGAAAATCCTATTGCTATGACTCTTCCCAGTATTAATGGCAAGATTGAATACCGTGGTGTTAGTTTTGCTTATAAACCGGGTGAGCTAGTTTTAAATCACGTCAGTCTGTTTATCAGTCCTGGTGAGTCCATTGCTTTAGTTGGTGCTTCCGGTGCTGGTAAAACCACTTTCGTCAATTTACTCCCCAGATTTTACGATCCTAAATTGGGTAATATTTTTATAGATGATGTCAATATTCGTGATGTCACATTAAACAGTTTAAGAAAGCAAATTGGTATTGTTCCGCAAGAAACAATTATGTTTTCAGGAACTATAGCTCAAAATATTGCTTTTGGACAAGACAACTTCGACCAAAAAGCAGTAGAAGCAGCCGCCCGGGTGGCCAATGCCCATGACTTTATTATGCAATTACCAGCAGGTTATCAAACTTGGGTGGGTGAACGGGGCGTCAACCTATCCGGGGGACAACGACAAAGAATTGCCATCGCCCGCGCGGTGCTATTAAACCCCAAAATTTTGATACTCGATGAGGCAACCTCAGCTTTAGATTCCGAGTCCGAAGCTCTCGTGCAGCAGGCTTTAGAAAGATTAATGCAAAATCGTACTGTATTAATTATTGCTCATAGATTGTCAACGGTAAGAAAATGCGATCGCATTTTAGTCCTAGAAAAAGGGCAAATTGTGGAATCGGGGAATCATGAACAATTATTGTCCCTAGAAGGTAAATATGCACATTTTTATGCGCAACAATTTAGTCAGAGTTAGTTTTAGCACAGCTGCAAAAAGAGCGATTTACATCCTAAAAACCAGATTTTTGTATTGTTAGATACTGAAATAACTGCCATTGACAGTATTAGGGGTAACAACAGTGAATATAAAACACAAGATACACTGAAAAATGATAGGGAGTGGGGGCGCAAAGTTTTTCAACATAAACACCCCATACTATATATAATTTCCTAATAAGTTGAAAAAACTAATTCTTATTTAGCGTAAACCTTACGCCTGTCTGAAACTACCCAGCTGAAAAACACATTAGGAGGATTATCTATGGCGCTTGTACCTATGCGGTTGCTTTTAGATCACGCTGCTGAAAATGGTTATGGCATTCCCGCTTTTAACGTTAACAACTTAGAACAGATTCAATCAATCATGAAGGCAGCTGCTGAAACAGATAGCCCCGTGATTTTACAAGCCTCTCGTGGCGCTCGTAACTATGCTGGTGAAAATTTCTTACGCCACTTGATTTTGGCTGCGGTAGAAACATACCCACAAATTCCCATTGTGATGCACCAAGATCACGGTAATGCTCCTTCTACCTGCTATTCTGCCATCAAGAACAATTTCACCAGTGTAATGATGGATGGTTCCTTAGAAGCTGATGCAAAAACTCCTGCCAGCTTTGAATATAACGTCGCAGTTACCCGTGAAGTTGTTAATGTTGCCCACTCTTTAGGTGTGAGCGTTGAAGGTGAACTAGGTTGTTTAGGATCTTTAGAAACTGGTGCTGGTGAAGCAGAAGATGGTCACGGTTTTGAAGGTACCCTTGACCACTCTCAATTATTAACCGATCCTGATCAAGCAGTCGACTTTGTAGAAGCTACCCAAGTAGATGCTTTAGCTGTTGCTATTGGTACTAGCCATGGTGCTTACAAATTCACCCGCAAGCCCACTGGTGAAATTTTGGCCATTAGCCGCATCGAAGAAATTCACCGTCGCCTACCTAACACCCACTTGGTAATGCACGGATCTTCTTCCGTACCCGAAGATTTAATTGCACTGATTAACGAATTTGGTGGTGCTATCCCCGAAACCTATGGTGTACCCGTAGAAGAAATTCAAAAAGGCATCAAGAGCGGCGTACGTAAAGTTAATATCGATACCGACAACCGTCTGGCTATCACTGCTGCTGTTCGTGAAGCTCTGGCTAAAAATCCCAAAGAATTTGACCCCCGTCATTTCTTAAAGCCTTCCATTAAGTACATGCAGAAGGTTTGTGCTGACCGTTATGAACAGTTTGGCACTGCTGGTAATGCGAGCAAAATCAAACAAGTTAGCCTAGAAGATTTTGCTGCTAAGTATGCTAAAGGCGAATTAGCTGTGAAAGCTGCTGCTGCAGTTTAATTGAACAAACTTATGGGGGCTGGGTTCCACCTAGACCCCAACTTGACCAAACCGGGGTGTTAATCCCGGTTTTTCATGGTCGGTTTCCAAAGTCTTGCCTAAAAAACTCGGTGTTGTAAAGAGGGCATTTGACGACGCACCTGTTCCAGTCTAGTAGGTTTAATTTCGGCAATAGCGACTCCTGGTTTATCTCCTGCATCAGCTAAAATTGTTCCCCATGGGTCAACAATCATGGCATGTCCATGGGTTTGACGACGGGCATAATTAGTACCTGTTTGGGCTGGGGCGATTATGTAGTAAGTGTTTTCAATCGCTCGGGCCTGTAATAACACTTGCCAGTGGTCTTTTCCCGTAAAAGCCGTGAAAGCAGCAGGAATAAAAACTACATCAGCCTCCCTAGCTGCCAGATCTCGATATAATTCTGGAAAGCGCACATCATAACAAATAGAGAGACCTATTTTGCCCAAGGTTGGCGAAACATATACTGGTGGCAATTCTCGTCCAGCCATAACCGTACTAGATTCTTGATAAGTATTACCATCAGGAACATTCACATCAAATAGATGCACCTTGTGGTAACGACCAATTTCCTGTCCGTTAGGGTCAACTAGTAAAGCAGTGTTGTAAACTTTACTTGTACTATCTACGGGAACAGGAAAGCCGCCGCCGAGAATGGTAATTTGATACCGTTGTGCCATTTGCTTGAGAAACGTTTCTGTTTGCTGGGCAATAATACTGGCTTGGGCAAGTTTATCTTTTTCCTCTCCCATAAAGGAGAAATTTTCTGGCAACCCTAATAACTGGACACCCTGGCGCACGGCCAGGTCAATAAACTCTTCTGCTTGTGCCAAGTTTTTTTGTAAATCAGGCACACTGGTCATTTGAATGGCGGCGGCTAAATAAGACTTCATAGATTCAAAAACAAACAGTAGATAAGGTATCTAGCAGTTATTAATAATCTCTGTAAATTATTTAAATCTGCTGTTAGGGTAATTGACACGGGATAATTGCAGGAGTCAATGTCTTTTTTAGACCTTGGTCTATTACCACCGATATCATACAAAAATTCAGGTCAAAGGTGAGTCAATTGTTGCTTCATATTGACCTACTATGGTTAAATATATGCCAATAAGAACGATCAAACAAGCTATACTTTTGATGAGACTGATTTGTTCGCCCAAGATTAGCCAGGCGGAAATTGTGCTAATGACCGGATCCACAAACATTATCATTGCCACAGTGGAAGAGGATAATGAATTGAGGGAATAGGCAATTAGTCCTTGTCCCAAGACCTGACAGATTAAAGCTAGGGAAATTACAGAAAACCATCCTTGCCAAGAAACTGGGAATAGGTTATCTCCCGTCATTAGTAAAACAGGTAAGGTAGTTGCTGCTCCAATAGCGCAACAGAGGAATACTAGGGT from Cylindrospermopsis curvispora GIHE-G1 harbors:
- a CDS encoding ABC transporter ATP-binding protein gives rise to the protein MTQQIPQQFFNYRLLLPYLQQQWPTISRGFIGIIGYVFATLTLIHLAGKLALPFGEGNVVAIAQLTGVCALVFLVRGFFQSVQDLYMSKVALRVAFHLRQNVYTHLQKLNLSYFETAKAGDLSYRLTEDVDRVGEVVNKLFHDFIPCVLQLIAIPIYMIYLNWQLTLATVIVAPIMGVLIGWFGERLRKYALKSQNRISDLSAILTEVFSGIRLIQAFAAEKYEIARFTHEAQRTLKAKYSAEKLKAIQIPIVGFLEALSALSLIMVGVWQISQKNLTVGEFFSYLAAAALLIDPIGHTTHNYNEFKQGEASLERVFELLAIKPTVLENPIAMTLPSINGKIEYRGVSFAYKPGELVLNHVSLFISPGESIALVGASGAGKTTFVNLLPRFYDPKLGNIFIDDVNIRDVTLNSLRKQIGIVPQETIMFSGTIAQNIAFGQDNFDQKAVEAAARVANAHDFIMQLPAGYQTWVGERGVNLSGGQRQRIAIARAVLLNPKILILDEATSALDSESEALVQQALERLMQNRTVLIIAHRLSTVRKCDRILVLEKGQIVESGNHEQLLSLEGKYAHFYAQQFSQS
- a CDS encoding carbon-nitrogen hydrolase family protein, which gives rise to MKSYLAAAIQMTSVPDLQKNLAQAEEFIDLAVRQGVQLLGLPENFSFMGEEKDKLAQASIIAQQTETFLKQMAQRYQITILGGGFPVPVDSTSKVYNTALLVDPNGQEIGRYHKVHLFDVNVPDGNTYQESSTVMAGRELPPVYVSPTLGKIGLSICYDVRFPELYRDLAAREADVVFIPAAFTAFTGKDHWQVLLQARAIENTYYIIAPAQTGTNYARRQTHGHAMIVDPWGTILADAGDKPGVAIAEIKPTRLEQVRRQMPSLQHRVF
- a CDS encoding phage integrase N-terminal SAM-like domain-containing protein, with amino-acid sequence MAIAITNAINQWLDGKSKHSRINYNRIIRSYISYLSDIHIANCTAANFRDYQEYLYQSGKTINTINTYTNIIKSFLQRSRQM
- a CDS encoding AAA-like domain-containing protein; this translates as MTRWFNIAGPCSNDIHYVLSPTVRLPDLEALIQQRSYFVLHAPRQTGKTTAMLSLAKQLTDTGNYAAVMVSVEVGSAFNHDPIAAELAILGTWYNTINIRLPKELQPPVKQWQQEEPGSRIKAFLSNWATSLNRPLVLFIDEIDSLQDQTLISVLRQLRDGFPNRPENFPSSVGLIGLRDVRDYKVASGGSDRLNTSSPFNIKVASLTMRNFNLAEVGELYQQHTTATGQIFTPEAIETAYDLTQGQPWLVNALAKEIVEKMVKDRSITITKEHILTAKEILITRQDTHLDSLAERLREPRIKAIIEPMLAGLELGNIPNDDIQFVMDLGLCKMHPYGGLTIANPIYREVLPRVLTVTPMASLPIIAPTWLTSAGELNIDALLTAFLKFWRQHGEPLLGSTGYHEIAPHIVLMAFLHRVINGGGVLEREYAIGSDRMDLCLQYKDVILGIELKVWRDKKRDPQGDGIEQLESYLGRLGLDFGWLFIFDRRKNALPMEERLSTDVVVTENQYRITVIRA
- the fba gene encoding class II fructose-bisphosphate aldolase (catalyzes the reversible aldol condensation of dihydroxyacetonephosphate and glyceraldehyde 3-phosphate in the Calvin cycle, glycolysis, and/or gluconeogenesis) — translated: MALVPMRLLLDHAAENGYGIPAFNVNNLEQIQSIMKAAAETDSPVILQASRGARNYAGENFLRHLILAAVETYPQIPIVMHQDHGNAPSTCYSAIKNNFTSVMMDGSLEADAKTPASFEYNVAVTREVVNVAHSLGVSVEGELGCLGSLETGAGEAEDGHGFEGTLDHSQLLTDPDQAVDFVEATQVDALAVAIGTSHGAYKFTRKPTGEILAISRIEEIHRRLPNTHLVMHGSSSVPEDLIALINEFGGAIPETYGVPVEEIQKGIKSGVRKVNIDTDNRLAITAAVREALAKNPKEFDPRHFLKPSIKYMQKVCADRYEQFGTAGNASKIKQVSLEDFAAKYAKGELAVKAAAAV
- a CDS encoding pentapeptide repeat-containing protein; protein product: MKKFLTLALTLTLFLVSSFSLGTSPSYAYSQSDLDRLLETRQCLECDLSGADLSDANLKGADLFYANLQGANLTGANLEGARLTSASLEGARLTSASLEGARLTSAILSDANLSDANLEGADLEDAFLIDANLRGAKLRHAFLRGASLSGAKGASLYDAIQ
- a CDS encoding ABC transporter permease, encoding MQRYLKVIRLFWGAAIAAEMEYRLNFIIAALSSLGNLSGGIFGLFLFYRTGYTFSGWSWDSALLVLGVFTLLQGFWSSFLAPNLNRIVRHVQEGTLDFVLLKPIRSQFWLSTHILSLWGLPDLLFGFIIISYAGKNLGLGVNDYILGILPLGCSLVILYSLWFMLGSTSIWFTKVYNTTEVLRGLLEAGRYPMSAYPMGYRVFFTFVVPVFFLTTVPAQAMLGQIQVVWLISAVFLAMFLFFLSTWFWRFALRFYTSASS